In Tenacibaculum sp. 190524A02b, the genomic stretch GGTGGAGATTTCAATCAACCTTTAATGGGGGATAATATTGGAGGTTTATTAAACCCTGCTACGAATATGGCAGCTCCTAATGCAGAACCTCGTTTTTATTTTGATCCAACAACAAGAGCACCTAAAAGGTTAACTGATAAACCTGGTACCATACTTGGAGCACCTGCAACTAATGCACCTAACTTTCATAATTATGGTATTCCAGGAGCTAAAAGTTATCATTTTGTAGCGCCTGGTTATGGAAGTGCAGCTGGTTTAGTAACTGTACCACCTACAGCTAATCCTTACTTTGTAAGAATGGCACCAACACAATCAACAGTTATAGCAGAAGCAGCATCCAAAGCACCAACATTCTTTACAATGTCTGAAGTAGGAGGAAATGATGTACTTGGATATGCAATTTCTGGAGGTATAGGAATAGATCAAACTGGAAAAGGAAATCCTTTAAGCGCTTATGGATCTAATGATATTACTGATCCTACCGTTTTTGCAGGAGTGTTTTCAGGAATGGTAAATGCATTAACAGGAACTGGAGCTAAAGGAGTAGTGGCAACAGTACCGTATATTACTTCATTACCTTATTTTACAACGGTACCTCATAACCCATTAGATCCAAGAACTAATGCAAGTTTAAAAGCACAAATACCTACATTAAATACGGTGTATGGAGCTATTAATGCGGTATTTACAGCAGTTGGACAAACGGATAGAGTTATTGAATTTAAGTACACTGAAGGGAATCCAGTTGTTATTATTGATGAGGATGCACCTGATTTAACAACTACAATTATAACTGCTTTAAACAATAATCCACAGTTTCCAGCTTTTGTACAACAGTTTGGATTGCCAGCAGCAGCAGCACCAAATGTAGCTAATTTATTAGGAGCTACCTATGGTAAAGCAAGACCTGCAACAAAAGAAGATTTAATAGTATTACCAAGTAGTGGTATTATTGGGGAGGTGAATGCAGCAAATGTTGATGCTTTAAAAGCACAAGGCTTACCAGATGCTTTAGCAGCTCAGTTTTCAGCAGAAGGGGTTACATTACCTTTAGCTGATCAATGGGTGTTAACACCGCAAGAGCAAGCAAGTATTAAAACGGCTACTGATGCATACAATACAACTATTGAAAGTTTAGTAACTGGTAATGCTAATGTTGCTTTAGTTGATTTTAAAGCTATTTTAGAAGAAGCTTCTAAAGGAATTATGTTTGATGAATTTAACGTGAATACAAGCTTGGTGTTTGGTGGATTAGTTGGTTTAGATGGAATTCATTTAACAGGAAGAGGATATGCATTAATGGCTAATAAAATATTAGAAGCAATTGATAGTAAGTTTGGGTCTAACTTTAAAAATGCTACCAATGGTTTTGCTAAAGCGGCTGATTATCCAACAAACTATTCACCTGCTTTAAAATAAAACAGAATAAAAACTAACATTATTTTGTAAAGTAAAAGACTGAGAATTTTCTCAGTCTTTTTTTATATCATCACTATTATTATTCATAATATACTTTTTGTATTTCCCATCTTTATACCTGTAGTAAATAAAAACAGGCATTAAAATAAAGGCCATGAAAAATACACCAAGCCCCATGACTATTTGTGCTTTTGGATGTGTAATTTGAAGTAAATAACTTCCAGTAATCATCCAAAGTATAAAAATGATGAATAGAACGGTTACTAAAACTTTCATAGTATAGGGTTTTGCAAAATAGTTTCTTATGCAAATGTATTGTTTCTGAAATTAATTTTTACTCAGCAATAGGTAAACCTAAAATATAATATCCTTGTGTTTTTCCTTCACTATTTTTAGCAGTGTCTATTTTCCATGTATAAGAATTGTCTTTAGGTAAATTAGCTAATAAATGGGTTTCTATATCTTTAAAAGTATACATTCTAACTAAGGAAGCTTGTCCGTCCCACGCGTAAATTAATGGTATTACAGGTATTAAATAAGTAAATATAACTTGTTTAAAAGTTATGTTTTTTACAAAAGGGGTCATAAAAAATACCATAATGCACATTATTAGTATTGAAATAGGGAGGAATAACCACCAAAATACTAGCGGTATATTGTTAATACCCATTTCATAAATTAAAATAGGTTGTTTGTTTAGTTGGGCCGTTTTCAATATTTTTTTAGCATTTTCAGGAGACATATGATGAAAACTATTCATCATTGTTTTTAACCCTTCTGGAACTGTTTCAAAATTAGTAGCATTGGTAGGAGCAGAGCTGTAATAAATATATTCAGGAGTACTATTATTAATTTGATTAATTATTTTAGGATTCGGAAACAAATCAGTGAGTAATAGTTTAATTGGGAGTTTTCTGTTTTTATTATATTCCTCCACCACATCTAGCATAACACCACCGGAACCTGCACCTAAATCTACAATTTGATTGAATGAATGTTTAGTTTGAATATCTTGTAGTAAGGAGGTAATAATTTCTTGTATTTTTAATTTTTTTAATAATAAGGCTAATAAATTGGTAATACTAGCTCGTATAAATTTGGGAAGCCAAGAAAAGTCTTCAAATTCAAAAAGTTGTACTCGTTTCATGGAACGAAATTTTAGTCTAAAAGTACAAAAAAAAGAGAATGACTACCATCCTCTTTTTTATTTTAACTTTAAACAATAGTTTATTTTTTTTGTAAAAACTAGTTTCTTTCATTTTTAGAAACTACTTCCTGTGATACCAACATAATTGATATGAAATACTCCTGTGTTTTTATCATTGTCAGACTTATGTATTAAGGCTATTTTTCTTAATTGGCGATTATTTCCTGCAGAATTAGGAATAGTAACAGTGTATCGTTGCCAACCATTATTATTAGGAAAATTCCATGCGCCCGAAGCTCCTTGTACAGTAGTTCTAAGTATAGTATTAAAACTACCTACATCATTTGCATTGTTGTTATTTGGAGTTGGTCCTTGAATATTATTTACTGCATCACTTAAACGTAATTCAAAATAGGATTCTGTAGTTCCGCTTGCCGCTCTTACTCTAAAAGTGATTTGGTCTCCTGCTTTTATATAAAGTTTTGGGCTAATTAACCAGTTGCTTGTTTCTGAAGTACCTACTATGTAACTGGTTGTTTTATTAGATCTAGCACCATTACCATTATCAAATCTAAAACTGCTTAATGCGCCTTGAGGCTCACTATTGTTAAGTGCTGTCCAGTCTCCTAAACTAGTTTTTGTGAAGTCTGCCCAATGAATCATAAAAGAACCGTCATTTTCTGTATTAGTAATGCTAGGGATTGCTGTTACAGGATACCTTGTATTAATAGCTTCTAAGTCAGCAATTGTAAAATGTCCAGTGTCAGTGCCATTAAGATTTCCTATATTTCCAGGAACACTATTTACCCCGGGAGAATACATGATGGTTGATCTAGTAATTTGGGAGTTAATGTTGATACGATTTGAGTTAGTAGGTACGTTGTTTACTGGGTGTCTTAGTCCTAAAGTGTGTAGAAACTCATGAATAATTAAACGCGTTAACCATCTTTGGTTATCTCTAATTCGAAAAGCACCTTCACCTAAGTCTATTTGACGGCCTATATTGTTATTATTAGGAAACTGCCCCCAAGTTCTTCCAGTATCATTACAGTTTATAGTAATATCTACAGTATTTGCTAATGCATTAGTAGGAGCTAGAGTTATGTTAATGCTATTAGATAATGCATTTAATACAGCTGCAGCGTTACTAATAGCATTTTCGTAGGTATTAATATGATTTCCTGCTAAGCGATACGTTATATTTTGTGAATTAGTTAATGAAACCGTATTATTTGTCCAGTAATAATTTAAGTCGTTTTGTATTATGTCTCTTTGTTGAGTGTTGGTGTTTCCTTTTGTAGAAGTATGAAAACAATCAGTTTTTAGTAATTCTTGTTGTATTTCAGGTGTTTCTATAAGGTCTACTTCATTTGTGTCATTACAAGAGATGAAAAGTAGGATTGCGTAAGTTATAGTGAAAAAGGTTTTCATTGAGTGAAATCTCATTTTTTTGCTTGAATATTTCATAATTGTAGATTAAATTGGGTTTATTGTTGTTTTATTAACAATTAATTAATCTTGTGCCCTAATTAATTTAACACATGTATTGTATATGTGGTAATATTGTATTTTGGGTAGGTAATTTAATCTTATATAAAAGCGTGTAACATTAATTTGATAGTTTCCAATTTTAAAAGGTAAAAACTCATTAATATTTGTTTTTGAGTCATAAGAAGTGTTATCTATTTGGTAAAGAAATGTTGAGTAAAAGTATGTTTGAGGTGTGGAAATAAGTTTGAAACTTAGCAGAAGTTCCTCCGAAGGCTGGGAAAGCTTTTTTATTGAGAACAGAAGTGTCAGCGAGTGTTGGAGAGACTTTTTTTGTTGAACAGAGGTGTCAGCGACTTTCGGGAAAGCTTTTTTTGTTGAACAGAAGCGTCAGCGAGTGTCGGGGAACGTTCAGTTGAGTGAACAGAGCTTTCAGCGACCTTCGCGGAGCGTTCTGTTTAATTTTTAGTAGATATTCAGTTTAATAAAAATTGATTTGTAGCTTCTATATTGAGATAAAAAGAAACTCCTCCAATACATGGAGGAGTGAAGTATAATTGAATATTTACTAAGTGTTTTAACAGCAGCCACCACCATCATAATGGAAAGTAGATTCACTAATATATATATCATCTCTACCAAGGTCTGCTAATGCTTTAGCAGTTTTATCGCAAATGGCTAAAGGTTGGTTCTTTAATAAAGTATGCCCTTTTTTATCGTCAAAATAATCTTCTTTACCATAGTAAATAGCTGCTTTTCCTGTAAAAACACAAGGCCCATCTTCTGGCATTGGGTCTTTAATAGCGGCTACTTCAATAGATTCTATATAGATTAATTCATTTGTAGGGTAATTTTTTGGGTCTAGAATACGATACGGTTTTCTAGCTCTTATTTCAATAGTACCAAAACCAGCATCAGTTAGCATTTTCACATATTCAGTAATAGGTAAACTACCGCTTAAGCACAAGGCGCGTAAACGTTCATCATTACGTAAAGTATCGTTCATAGGTTGTTCACAAGTAGGGTCACTCATTACTAAACGTCCGTGAGGTTTGAGTACACGATGCATTTCAGCAATCGCTTTTTTTAATTCTTCCGTTTTAAAGATATTAAACAAGCAATTTTGTGCAGCAACATCAATGCTATTATCTTTTACTGGAAGACGCAAAGCATCTCCTTTGCGTAAATCAACAAATTCTTTTTTAAACCATGGGTTTTGTTCTTCTGCCTCTAAAAAGTTTTTTTGTGAAGCTGCTAACATTTCATCTACCACATCTATACCTATAACACCTGCTTTTTGACGAGAGAAATACGAAAACTGTAATAATTCCATACCGCCACCAACACCTACATATAATATTTTAGGATTGTTGGTTAAATCACGGGCGTGTACTGTAGAGCCGCATCCATAATTCATTTCCTGCATTATTCTTGGAATTTTTAATCCTGGTAATTCCCAAATAGGATTGGTAGTACAGCATAAACCAACATCTGGTGTTAAGGCTGCTTCTTTGTATACATTTTTAGTAGTTTCTAAATAACTCATTTAACGGTTTTGTTTAATAAAAAATCTATTGAATAGATGTCTAATTTTTTAGGTAGTAAAAGTAAACTTGCTAGTAAGGTGGTTCTGTAAAAAACATGAGAAAGATTCCAAATAGGCTCTTTAAGTCCATGACCAAAAGTAACAATTACTAAAACAGAAGCTAAAAAATACAAGGCGTAGTCTCTTTTATACCCTATAATAACGAGTAATCCACCAACTAATTCAACTATAGACGTGTAATAAGCTGTGGGTAATAGTATGAAATTTGGGAGTAAATCTCCATAACCTTTTAGAAAAAAGTTTTCATATACATTTTGCAACCCAAACTTAAAGACTTTCCCAAACCCTTGAAAAAAGAATATGAGACCTAATATAAGTCGTATAAGAAGTACGGCAATTTGTTGGTTTCTTATCATTAAATATCCGCTATTAATTCTTTAAATAGGGTAATCATTTTAGGTTCCGCTTTACCTGCTACTTCTATTATTTCTTGAATATTTACAGGTTGTAAGTTTTTAGGGTCACACTCATCAGTTAATACAGAAACCGCAGCACATGGTAACTGTAAGTGTTTGGCTACAATTACTTCTGGTACGGTGCTCATTCCTACGGCGTCTACTTCTAAAATTTGTAACATTCTATATTCAGCTCTTGTTTCTAACTGTGGGCCTACAACACTAGCATAAACCCCTTCTTTCAAATCTATGTCGTTAGTTTTAGCAATAGCTTTCATTTTAGTATTCAAATCTTTTGAATACGGTTCAAGCATGTCTGCAAATAAATCGCCAAATTCTGAAGCTCCTTTAAAAGCTAAAGGAGAGCTTCCTTGCAGGTTTAAATGATCTTCAATAAGCATTAAATTTCCTTTTTTGAAGTTTAAATTCACAGCACCTGCGGCGTTAGAAATTAATAAGGTTTTAATTCCTAGTTGGTGCATGGTACGGATTCCGTAAGTAACTTCCCATAGGTTATACCCTTCGTATAAGTGAAATCTTCCAGACATTACGAGTACTTTTTTCCCAGCAAGTACTCCATAAATTAGTTTTCCTGAATGAAATTCCACTGTAGCTTGTGGAAAGTGTGGGATTTCTGCATATGGAATGGTTTGCTCAATAGAAATTTCATCTACTAATTTACCTAAGCCGGTACCTAATACAATACCAATTTCAGGGTTTGTGATGCCTTTGTTTTGTAAGTATGTTTTAGTTTCTTGTAGTTGTTGCTTTTTCATGTTAAGGTATATGTTTATTGGCACCGCAAAGGGTATAATGCCCTGAGACTTGCCTCGAAATTAAATTTATTATCTTATTAAATGTCTCGTGGGCTTCCCCCGAGGAGTTTACTTATAAAATTGATTGAATATTGGTGTGTTTTGAATGTCTTCAAACACATCAATATCATTAAGAGGTTCTAGCAAATGTAGGGAAACGTTTTGTAAATCGTTTAAGGTATCTTTCCTAACAGTTTCTGTACCCCAAGCTTTGTTTTCAAAAATATTTGTATGTACCTTTTTTAAGCCCAGTAAATAATAACCACCATCTTCTGCTGGACCAATAACAACATCGTTGGTAGAAAGTTTTTCAAAAGCTTCTTCTATATGATGGGCTTTTAAGTCGTACAAATCACTACCAATAATTACTACTTTATCGTAGTTGTTATCAAAAGCATCTTGAAAAGCATTTTTCATACGTTCGCCTAAGTTGCTTCCTTGTTGTGGAAACTTTAGGTAAGTGTTGGTATCCCAAATATCGTTTTCTCTAACTTTTACTGAATAGTAAACAGCTTTGTCAAAAGCGCCAAAAGTGGTTACTGTTTTAGTGTGGTTTAGTAAGAATTTATAAATGGCTAAAGCGGCTTCATCTCCAATAGTTTTAGCTAGTCTGGTTTTTACTTTGCCTAGTTCTGGGTTTCGGGTAAATATTAATAATAAGTTTTTTGACATAAGTTTTTAGTACACTAAAGTTGTGTTACTTTTTTAAAGGGTAAAGTTCTTGATTAATAAAATCTTTAGGGAAATGCTCGTCACCTTCAAAACCAATTTCTATATCACGTCCGTTGTATGGAATATAGTTGGTATTAAAAAGATAATCCCAAATACTTAGGGTAATTCCAAAGTTAACACCGTTTTGTCTTTCAGGTGGTAGTTCTTTGGCGTGGTGCCAAATATGCATTTTAGGATTGTTGAAAATGTATTTTAAAATGCCATAATCTATATTGATGTTTGCATGGTTTAAATGTCCAATGGTAATATTAAAAAAGTGAACAATAGCTACATCTTGTGCTGTAAAACCGCCCATAATAGCTAAGGGGATATATTTCATAGAATTGTACACAACAGGTTCCATCCAATGGTATCTTAAATGTGCGGCAAATCCCATTTGTTTTACCGAGTGGTGTACTTTATGAAAGTTCCATAAAAAAGGGTATTTATGTAATAAAGTATGTGTAAACCATTGCACAAAATCAAGTACCACAAAAAACACTATTAATCGTAACCAATAAGGAAAGCTATTAATGTCGAATAATTGAAAGCTAGCAACCGATAGGTTAAAAGAACCAAGGAGATCATTCAATAGCTTTTCGGTAGTGTTGGAAAGTGCGATTAATACAATAAGATTAAGTAAAAAGAAATTAAAGAACATATAAAAAGTATCTAACCAGAAATCTTTTCTAAAAGCCGACTGGTTTTTGCGCCAAGGAAATACTAATTCTAATATCCATACTATTAGGGAAATAATAATAAGACCGTAAAAGTAATTATCCCATTGGGTTTGAAATAATACGGATTGTTTTAGGTAGTTCCAATAGCCAGTATAGGAGTTTTTTATAAGTTCTAAATATTCATTCATGTTACATTCTAATCATCCTTTAAAAATAGTGAATTTATAAGATTTAGTTATTTATTAATGTTGTCAAGTCTTTATTTTTCCATTGGCGTTCTTCTGTAGGGAGTATTTCCATGTTGTCCCAAATACCAGAAATCAATGTTTTAGCATAGGCATTAGGTAGTCCAAATAAAGTCATTAACCTATTGGCTTCTTTGTAGTTATAATTTAAGGTTTTAAAGGTGTAGTTAAAACCATTTGTATCATCTATAATAGCATACCATACATGAGGCTTTCCATTATTAGCAGGCATACCAATTACGCCAGGGTTTATCCATAAATTATCTTTGTTGGTATGTGTAAAAGGGAGTCCGCAATGCCCAGCAATAATAATAGTACTATCTGTGGCAGTAAAAGAAGCTTGTTTGGTGTTCCACGGAGTAGATTTAAAAACAAACTCAGAAATATGTTGATAGCTTCCGTGTACTATTGTACATTTTTTATGATTGTAAGTAAAGCTAATATGATCTGGTAAAGATTGCATCCAATCAATAGAAGTTTTAGATAACTGTTGTTGTGCAAAAGGATACCAAGATTTAGAAAAAGTATCGCATCGAGTACCAGCTTTAAAATCACAACCACAATCGGTATCTCCGTTTCGTAATTGTTGCTCTACATTACCAATAATACTTTGCGCACCCCATTTAATAAACGTACCTAAGGTTTGTTCCGGTTGTGCGCAATAGCCTATAATATCTCCAGTACAAAAACAATTTTCTGGCAAAATGTTTTCTTGCTCTGCAATATTTATAAGTGCCTCTAGTGCTTGTAGGTTGCTGTAAACTCCCCCAAAAAGCAGAAGTTTTCCTTTTATGGTTCCTAAATCTATTGTTTTTTTATCCATACAGGTACTAAATAAAGAATGAAACAAGTAATACTTCCCCAAACATTAATCCATAATAAATTAGCATATTTACCAGAGGTGAAAATTAATGAAGAGGGAAATGTGTTAAAAACGAGTAAAAAGCCAAAAACGAGTCCACCACCTACAGAGAGGTAAAAGCTAATTTTAGGCGCTTTTATTTTCCAAAGTATAAAAACTGGTGCTAAGCCTATAACCATAGTACCACTAATAGTGGTGGCTGATAGGATAGAGGCATCCAAAAACACAGGGATAGTTCCTATGATGGTAACTGCAACCATAACTAGTCTACCAAAAGAAACAGTAGGTTTTATGTTTAGATCTATAGCTATTAGTTTAGCGGTAGAAGAAAAAGTAGAGTCTAGTGTTGAGGCTGCTGAGGTAATCATAATAAAATTAATGACTAGTAAAATACCAATACCAAAAGTTTTACTGAAAGCTACAGCGGCTTGTCCTTCTAATCCTTTAGATTGCGCAAAAATACCCACAAAACTAAATAGTACAATACAAACAAAGCCAATAACAGTTGCCCAAAGAAAACTTTTTAAAGTAGTTTTAGGGTTGCTAATAAACCCACGGTCTGTTAATACGGGGTCGTGAAACGGGTAGCTGAAAGATTGTATAAGCGCTGCAATAATTAGGTTGCCTCCTAAAGCCATACTCCATGTGCCTGAATTGGTAATGGTGTTTACAGTGAAATTATCGGTAGAAAAAATAGTCCAAAGAATAATACTTAAAAGGATAGCAAAAAACACCATTTGAACAGCATCTGTAAATATACTACTGCTAAGCCCACCTTTTAAAGCATAAGCTAAGGTTAATAAAGTGAAAACAAGAATAGCACTGTAATAAGAAGTGCTACCTGCATTGCCAAAATAAGAACCAATTACCATGGTGTTGGACCAAATTTCATTAAAAAGTCGGATAAGTATTACTATTGAAAACACAAGAATGGAGGTATTGCCAAATCTTGTGTTTAAAAACTGATGAATACTATTAAAATTACCTTGGGTACGTAATTGGTATATAACTATACCTGCAACGGCAAAAGATAGATAGTAAGCTGCATATGCAATACCGCCAACTAAACCAAAGTGTAATCCTAAATTAGCAGCGTTGGTTATACTCTTGGCAAAAATCCAAGATATAACTAAGCTTCCAGTTAATAGTATGGCATTGGGAGCTTTGTTTTTTTTAGAAGCATTAAAAAATGCTTCTTTAGTTTTAGCTATAGGTGCAAAAACTAAAAACAAAATGCTAGAAACTATTAAAAGTCCCCATTGCCATATTTGTATAGATTCATTCATAAATATTTTTAACTATTGATTCCACCATACCTTAAAGTTGATACTGTTATTATCTGTAGCTAGTGCTGCTTTTGTATAATTTATTTTGTTTAAAGTTTCTTCTTCAGCAGGATAAGGCATTCTAATAGGAATTAGTCCGTTGTTTAAACTTGCTGAAACTGGTTTTAGGTTAGGGAATCCTGTACGACGATATTCAATCCATCCTTCATATCCGTTAATAGTATTGGCAATCCATTTTTGAGTAATAATTTGCTCTAGTCCTTTAGTGGTATCAAAAGCAGCGGTTGTATTTAAATAATCAGTTGGAAGTGTAATGTTCCAATACTCAAAAGCTTGTGTGGTTGCCAAATCATATAGTTCTTTGCTGTTTGCACTAATGATTCCTTTGTGTGCAGCTTCAGCTAATAAAAAATTAGTTTCCCAAGCTGTCATGTAATTTGCTTTAAGATCTCCAGTGTTTTCTCTGAAAATAGTGCCAGCTAAAGAATAATCACTTAAAGAAATGGTGGTTTGTGAAGCATCAATTCCGTTAATTAACCCGTTGTATTCATTGCCAGTAGCGTTGCCAAAAGGACGAAATAGTATGGCTACTCGTGGATCGTTAAGAGTGTATAATACTTCCTCAATAGTTTCAGACATTACAAAGTTGTTAAAATCACCAGCTCTTAAACGTGCCATTCTAAAATTGTTAGGTTCACTATTAGTAAATTGAAAAATAGCATTTTCGGCATTCGTTTTAATATAGTTGCTTTCTGTTACAAGAGTTTGTAATTCAGTAGAAACATTTTGTTTAGAAGAAATTCTAATTAGCGCTTTTATATGTAATGAATTAGCAAACTTAATCCAATTGTTTAAGTTACCGTTATATAATACATCGCCTTCTAAAGGTAGGTTTCCGTTGTAGTTTTGAATAGCAGTAATTCCTTTTTTTAAGTTGTCTATAATTCCACCATTACTAAGGTAAATACTTTCTTGCGAATCATATTTTGGGGTTGCTGTTTTTTTATCGCCAGAAAAAGCTTCGCTATATGGAACATCACCAAATAAATCGGTTAAAGCCATGCTCATATAGGCCTTAAAAATTAAAGCAGGACCTTCATAAACTTTAAAAGCAGTGTTGGTTTGTGATTTATTAAGAATAATTTCATTATCTCGAAGATTGGTGTAAAAAATCTCCCAAGGATTTCCTCCTAGTTGTGGTGATTTTAAAGCATGTCTGTCAAATAAGTTAAAATCTAAGGCGGTAAGTTGTTGACTTAGTAGGTTTCCAGCAACAAATCCTTCGTAAGACATGGCTTCTCCGTAGTTATATATTACTTTTCTAAGTAATAAATTAGGTTGAACATCTACAGGGAAGTTTGGGTTTGTATTAATGTCTTCAAAATCTTTTGTGCATCCTACCAATAGTAATGCAATAGCTATGTATATAATTTTTTTCATTTTAAATTCTTTTTTAGAAATTAACACCTAGTTTAAAACCAAAACTTCTTGTAGTAGCGTACGACATGTCTTCTACACCACTTACAATTCCTTGTCCTTGAACTGCTAGTTGTTCAGGATCAAAATGAGGTGTGTTGCTAATAGCAAAAAGATTTCTACCTATAAAAGAAAGGTTAACATCAGCACCATTTTTTACAAAACCAAAAGCATTGTTTTTTAAATGAAAAGTATAGCCTAATGAAAATTGCCTAAGTTTTAAGAAAGAAGCGTCATATACATTATTTTCCTCGTGGTTTCTATCGTAATATTGCCTGTAATAACTTTCGGGGGTTACAGCTGTGGTGTTAGGTGTATAGATTGGATTTTGTGTAGTACCTGTGTTTACCACACCTTCTGCGATAATGCCAGTTTCAGGTCTGTAAGCAGTTTCTTCTAATTGACCTGCTACACCTGCTAAAGATAATGTTCTTGATACTAGTTCGCCTCCTTGACGCCAATCGAATAAAAAGTTAAGGTTCCAGTTTTTATAAGTAAAGCTATTGTTGAATCCTACCATAAAATCTGGATTGTAATTCCCTAGTTTTTTTAGTGTCGGGTCTGCTATAAATCTACCTTCAGGAGTTAATACAAAATCACCGTTTTCATTTTTTAGGTAACCAGTTCCGTAAAAATCACCAATACGCCCGCCTTCTTCAACTTGAAACCAAACGGTTTGGTCAGGGTTGTTGTAAACTCTTGAATAAGCTAACGTAATTCTTCCACTGTCTTGCGGAAGAGATTGCACGGTAGAAATATTTTTACTAAAGTTAACTGTGGTATTCCATGTAAAGTTACTTGTTTTAATAGGAGTTGTATTTAAAACTACTTCAACTCCTTCAGAACGAACTTTTCCGCCATTAATAACTTGTTGTTTAAAGCCTGAAGAAATAGGAATAGGTAAGGATAGGATTTGATTTTTCGTAATGGCGTTATAGTAGGTAAAGTCTACATTTAATCGATCATTAAAAAAACGTATATCTGTACCTATTTCAAACGAGGTTGTTTTTTCTGGTTGTAAGTTTGGATTAGAGATAAAATCTTGACTGGTAAAGCTTGGTTGTGAATTAACCGTTGTTGTGGGGATAAATGTTTGTGAGGTTTGATAAGGGTTAGTATCGTTACCAACTTGAGCTATACTGGCTCTAAGTTTAGCAAAAGAAATAATTTTAGGTAAACTCAATACTTTGTTTAAAACCAAGCTAGTGGATGCAGAAGGGTAGAAAAAAGACGTGTTTTCTGCCGATACTGGCGTAGCTAAAGCACTAGACCAATCGTTTCTACCTGTTATATCTAAAAATAAAAAGTCTTTATAACCTACTTTAAATAACCCATATAAGCTAT encodes the following:
- a CDS encoding metallophosphoesterase family protein codes for the protein MDKKTIDLGTIKGKLLLFGGVYSNLQALEALINIAEQENILPENCFCTGDIIGYCAQPEQTLGTFIKWGAQSIIGNVEQQLRNGDTDCGCDFKAGTRCDTFSKSWYPFAQQQLSKTSIDWMQSLPDHISFTYNHKKCTIVHGSYQHISEFVFKSTPWNTKQASFTATDSTIIIAGHCGLPFTHTNKDNLWINPGVIGMPANNGKPHVWYAIIDDTNGFNYTFKTLNYNYKEANRLMTLFGLPNAYAKTLISGIWDNMEILPTEERQWKNKDLTTLINN
- a CDS encoding SusD/RagB family nutrient-binding outer membrane lipoprotein; translation: MKKIIYIAIALLLVGCTKDFEDINTNPNFPVDVQPNLLLRKVIYNYGEAMSYEGFVAGNLLSQQLTALDFNLFDRHALKSPQLGGNPWEIFYTNLRDNEIILNKSQTNTAFKVYEGPALIFKAYMSMALTDLFGDVPYSEAFSGDKKTATPKYDSQESIYLSNGGIIDNLKKGITAIQNYNGNLPLEGDVLYNGNLNNWIKFANSLHIKALIRISSKQNVSTELQTLVTESNYIKTNAENAIFQFTNSEPNNFRMARLRAGDFNNFVMSETIEEVLYTLNDPRVAILFRPFGNATGNEYNGLINGIDASQTTISLSDYSLAGTIFRENTGDLKANYMTAWETNFLLAEAAHKGIISANSKELYDLATTQAFEYWNITLPTDYLNTTAAFDTTKGLEQIITQKWIANTINGYEGWIEYRRTGFPNLKPVSASLNNGLIPIRMPYPAEEETLNKINYTKAALATDNNSINFKVWWNQ
- a CDS encoding sodium:solute symporter; the encoded protein is MNESIQIWQWGLLIVSSILFLVFAPIAKTKEAFFNASKKNKAPNAILLTGSLVISWIFAKSITNAANLGLHFGLVGGIAYAAYYLSFAVAGIVIYQLRTQGNFNSIHQFLNTRFGNTSILVFSIVILIRLFNEIWSNTMVIGSYFGNAGSTSYYSAILVFTLLTLAYALKGGLSSSIFTDAVQMVFFAILLSIILWTIFSTDNFTVNTITNSGTWSMALGGNLIIAALIQSFSYPFHDPVLTDRGFISNPKTTLKSFLWATVIGFVCIVLFSFVGIFAQSKGLEGQAAVAFSKTFGIGILLVINFIMITSAASTLDSTFSSTAKLIAIDLNIKPTVSFGRLVMVAVTIIGTIPVFLDASILSATTISGTMVIGLAPVFILWKIKAPKISFYLSVGGGLVFGFLLVFNTFPSSLIFTSGKYANLLWINVWGSITCFILYLVPVWIKKQ